CAACACCTCCACCCCTCTCTCCACCGCCTTCGTCGACCTCTACAGCTACAACTCCATCGACCactcctcctccgccgccttCGAGTCCTCCACCTCTTTCGCCTCCATCCCCCTCCAGCCCATCCCCCGAAACTCGGGCTCGGGCCCCCTCCCGTCTAGTTACTTCGGGGGAGGAGTGGTCCCCACCTCGGGCCCGATCGAACGCGGATTTCTATCCGGCCCTATCGAACGGGGGTTCCTATCGGGCCCCCTTGACCGGGGCGGCCTCTTTTCCGGTCCAATGGAAAAGACGAATAGCTCATCTGATCAGTTTCAGAGGAGCTATTCACACGGATCTTTCAGCGCCCGACCCAGATCGAGCAAAGGGTCGTTGATCCGGGCACTCCAAAGAGTGCTCTCGAAGACGATTTCGCGCGGGCAGAGCTCGATCGTCGCCCCGATGGTTAAATCCGTTAAAGAACAGGATTGGATCGTCGGGTCCGACAAGCAAAACGAGCTGACGATCAGCAGCGATGTCAGTTTAGACGACGAGGATTCGTTGGAGGGGGGCCAGAATAACCTGCAGTGGGCGCAGGGGAAGGCCGGTGAGGATCGGGTCCACGTCGTCGTTTCTGAAGAACACGGGTGGGTTTTCGTTGGGATATATGACGGATTTAACGGCCCCGATGCGCCTGATTATCTACTCTCTAACCTTTACTCTGCTGTTCATAAGGAGGTGAAAGGATTACTATGGGATGACAAGTGTGAATCCTCATCTAATTCCACCTCCTCTGTTCCTTCTGAAAACCCTAATTCGGATTCGTGTCGCGATGCCAAGGACGTGTGTTCTCGATGCGTCGAGCAAGAGAATTATCCTTGTGGGAGTGGGGATGCTAATTGCGAATCGATGAGAAAGAAGGGTGGGAAGAATTGGAGGAGTAAGTACAAGGGTGCGGCGAAGAAATGGGAGGAGAATCagaggaggtggaggtgtaAATGGGATCGAGAGCGGCTAGAGCTGGATCAGAGGCTAAAAGAGCACATGAATCGAAATGGGTCGGGGGCAATTGATCATTCGGATGTGTTGAGTGCGCTTTCGCAGGCGCTGAGGAAGACGGAGGAGGCTTATTTGGATATTGCTGATAAGATGCTGGTGGAGAATCCTGAGTTGGCTTTGATGGGTTCTTGTGTGCTTGTAATGCTGATGAAAGGGGAGGATGTTTATGTGATGAGTGTTGGGGACAGCAGAGctgttttgggtaaaaaggccGAGCCTGATCTGTGGCGACAAGATTTGGAAAGGATCAAAGAGGAAACTTTTCATGATCTTGAATTTGATGGTGATAGATCCAATGTAACGCCTAGTTTAACTGCTTTTCAGCTCACTGTGGATCATAGCACCTCTATTGATGAGGTACTATACTTGTGCTTTATTGTTGATTGATTTGGGTGATTGATTTTGTTGGATTATGGTTGATGTTATGTTGCATTGTATTTTCAGGAAGTCAAGAGAATAAAGAATGAACATCCAGATGATGCTTGTGCCGTGGTGAATGACCGCGTGAAAGGTTCGTTGAAGGTCACTCGAGCTTTCGGGGCTGGTTTTCTCAAGCAGGTAGACAAGATTCTGAACTTTTTTGAGATCTCAAACCATTTTAAGAATAGGACCTGAGTGGAGAATGTGGAGTTGTTTTGGATCTTTTTGGTGCTTGAGGAAAGTAGATTCCTCAAATGGCTGTGAAAAAATTCTCCAAGAATGAGTTGCCCAAGAATAAAGTTAGATTTTGATATTTCGAAGAGAACAAAGTTCATAATCCACTGAAACAGAGGAAAGCAACTTGCCTTTCTATATTGGGAAGCTTATGGTCAACATCTAATGGCATCCCGGTATCAAGGTGTCCAAAGTCCAGAATCAGTATGATATACACTTGAAATagcatcaaaatcaataagttTTCAGATTTCTTGTCTGTTGATGTAGCTTGCTGTAATAATACTAGTAGCTCAGTTAGTATGATTTGGCGGATTCTCTCTACTTGCTGGTAGAAGAAACTGAAAATGACTTCTGGCCGTTCCACTGCGAAAGTATTGATTCATGCAGTTAGAGCTTTAGAAAAACATCACCTCACTTTCAGACTGATGGTTTTCTAGTTTATGTGGGTAGTTTAACAAAAGTATCATCTAGTTATTAATTTCCGGTTTATTCATCTCCTATGCTTGAAGAATGTTTGCCTTCTGTGATATTAGTCAATCAAGGTGCATCATTTTTGGTTAATGCTTGTTTTGTATTTGTGCTTGACATTTTTACTTATTGTTTTTGCAGCCTAAATGGAACAATGCTCTTCTGGAAATGTTCCGAATCGACTATGTCGGAACTTCCCCATACATTAATTGTCTACCGCATCTGTACCACCACAGATTAGGGCCAAGAGACAGATTTTTGATACTGTCATCGGATGGACTTTATCAATACTTCACAAACGAAGAAGCTGTTTCTGAAGTCG
The sequence above is a segment of the Rhododendron vialii isolate Sample 1 chromosome 13a, ASM3025357v1 genome. Coding sequences within it:
- the LOC131314736 gene encoding probable protein phosphatase 2C 4, encoding MGNGLGKISGCFTGGDKDPAVVISDPVDDLGHSFCYVRPDPTRLSSSKVHSEEETTTFRTISGASVSANTSTPLSTAFVDLYSYNSIDHSSSAAFESSTSFASIPLQPIPRNSGSGPLPSSYFGGGVVPTSGPIERGFLSGPIERGFLSGPLDRGGLFSGPMEKTNSSSDQFQRSYSHGSFSARPRSSKGSLIRALQRVLSKTISRGQSSIVAPMVKSVKEQDWIVGSDKQNELTISSDVSLDDEDSLEGGQNNLQWAQGKAGEDRVHVVVSEEHGWVFVGIYDGFNGPDAPDYLLSNLYSAVHKEVKGLLWDDKCESSSNSTSSVPSENPNSDSCRDAKDVCSRCVEQENYPCGSGDANCESMRKKGGKNWRSKYKGAAKKWEENQRRWRCKWDRERLELDQRLKEHMNRNGSGAIDHSDVLSALSQALRKTEEAYLDIADKMLVENPELALMGSCVLVMLMKGEDVYVMSVGDSRAVLGKKAEPDLWRQDLERIKEETFHDLEFDGDRSNVTPSLTAFQLTVDHSTSIDEEVKRIKNEHPDDACAVVNDRVKGSLKVTRAFGAGFLKQPKWNNALLEMFRIDYVGTSPYINCLPHLYHHRLGPRDRFLILSSDGLYQYFTNEEAVSEVELFIAWSPEGDPAQHLVEELLFRAAKKAGMDFHELLEIPQGDRRRYHDDVSIIVISLEGRIWRSCV